From the genome of Triticum aestivum cultivar Chinese Spring chromosome 3B, IWGSC CS RefSeq v2.1, whole genome shotgun sequence, one region includes:
- the LOC123069215 gene encoding GDSL esterase/lipase At5g45910, with amino-acid sequence MMRFESVIGFALIVAGLWPLHAAAQKYAAIFNFGDSLADAGNLVVDGIPEYLATARLPYGMTYFGYPTGRVSDGGLVVDFIAQELGLPLLPPSKAHNASFHRGANFAITGGTSLDTSFFEARGMRHTVWNSGSLHTQLKWFQDMKPSICNSPEECRDLFRRSLFIVGEFGGNDYAAALGAFLPVQKVHTFVPHIVDSIGKGIEKLIAEGAVELVVPGVLPIGCFPVYLSIFLKQQPEMYGPRSGCIKDLNTLSWVHNALLQRKIAGLRKKHPSVRIMYADYYTAVTQFVLHAEKWGEFLECVQLI; translated from the exons ATGATGAGGTTCGAGTCCGTAATTGGCTTCGCGCTCATAGTCGCCGGGCTCTGGCCGCTGCACGCGGCCGCGCAGAAGTACGCCGCTATCTTCAACTTTGGCGactccctcgccgacgccggcaacCTCGTCGTGGATGGCATCCCGGAGTACCTCGCCACGGCGCGCCTACCGTATGGCATGACGTACTTCGGGTACCCGACGGGGCGCGTCTCCGATGGCGGCCTCGTCGTCGACTTCATCG CGCAGGAGCTGGGTCTgcctctgctgccgccgtccaAGGCGCACAACGCGTCGTTCCACCGTGGTGCCAATTTCGCGATCACCGGCGGCACGTCGCTGGACACGAGCTTCTTTGAGGCGCGTGGGATGAGGCACACGGTCTGGAACTCCGGCTCCCTGCACACCCAGCTCAAGTGGTTTCAAGACATGAAGCCATCCATCTGCAACTCGCCAGAAG AGTGCAGGGACCTGTTCCGGCGGTCGCTGTTCATCGTCGGCGAGTTTGGCGGGAACGATTACGCGGCGGCGCTCGGCGCGTTCCTCCCGGTTCAGAAGGTGCACACGTTCGTGCCGCACATCGTCGACTCCATCGGCAAGGGAATCGAG AAGCTGATCGCGGAGGGGGCGGTGGAGCTGGTTGTGCCGGGCGTGCTGCCGATCGGCTGCTTCCCCGTGTACCTGTCCATCTTCCTCAAGCAGCAGCCGGAGATGTACGGCCCACGCAGCGGCTGCATCAAGGACCTTAACACGCTGTCCTGGGTGCACAACGCCCTGCTGCAGCGGAAGATCGCCGGGCTCCGGAAGAAACACCCCAGCGTGCGCATCATGTACGCGGACTACTACACCGCCGTCACGCAGTTCGTCCTGCACGCCGAGAAGTGGGGTGAGTTTTTGGAATGCGTGCAGCTCATTTAG